The stretch of DNA CCCTCCTAACCAGTTTGTTCATAGGCTCAATGATTTGTGCGTTTCCGGACATTGCATCTGTTATTTAGACTTGTCCGCCAGAATTCTCTAAATAAAGTATATgacaaataaaaataacaatcagagtggcgcagcggaagcgtggtgggcccataacccacaggtcccaggatcgaaacctggctctgatatcagaatggaattttaagatttttttttttttagaaaacatTTTACATAAGTGGCTCCGAATGGCTTGCGAATCTCCCGATCACATCCAAGTCGGATGTGTACAGCTTCGGAATGGTGTTGCTGGAGATCGTGAGCGGGCAGCGCAACTTCGATGTTTCGGATGACACTGGCCGGAAGAAGTTCTCGGTGTGCGGGTACGAAGAGCTGGAGAAGGGAAACATCAAGAGACCGTGTGCGGGTACGAAGTGCATCCAGGAGCAGCCCTCGCTGAGACCGTCGATGAGGAAGGTTGTTCAGATGCTGGAAGGGGTTTTGGCCATAGACAGGCCTCCGGCTCCGAAGGCCGCAGATGGTGGCTTGGCGGCTGTCACCAGCAGCAGCGCGAACACCAGCATCACCGTTTTCGCCACGTCATCTCCGCTTCAGCCTTCATCGGGCTCATCGTATTCGATTGAAAACTCATCATTGGTTTCCAAGAGGAACTTAGTCATCCCTGGTCGTCCCAGACCAATCTTCCTCGCACAATGTTACCGAGACGCGAGCTGTTCGATCTGAATTGTGTATGATTGATTACGTGGAACCGAAGACTGGAATTCTGCTACATTAGTTTTTTtaaggttaattacatattaatattaatattactaGTTAGTTAGTtacatcttaatttttatattttaaaaattatattaatacgaaagtaaaatatttaggttcatttatcctaacatcattaattttactgaccgaaacataaaaataaaagataaaaagatatttaATGTTTCAATTCGTAGTGATAAATGATATTGATGGTGACAAACGATGATACTATTAGGGGCCACGAGTGATTGTTATTATAAGAAAAGCAACTACGAGAGATGAGGGACACTCGACAACTGCGTTGATAACGAGTTTGACGATATATTCAGCATCAAATTTGGAGACACATATTTTTCTACCATCATCACATACATCCATTAGGAGCTCGACAATCACACACTTGTTAAACTTTCAAAGCTTCCCTTCATTTTAGTCCTCCATCTCTCCTTTTTCATGCCCATGTTAGAATTGACATGACATCAGGGAGAGCAACAAGAGCTCTAGCAACTCCAGTTTCGGATTGAGCAATCCATCCAATTGGTCAACAATGAGGCGATCATCATCTTTGCCATAAATGTCACAGCGACCACCATCACATGCATTGATGCCAATACAAATACAAAATGACAAAAGGGCTCTTCGATAATTGTGTCCAAATCGATATAGATACAGAGTGTCCATCATCTCTTACCATCGTCGTTTTCATCCATAACAGTCACTCGCGGATCCAACAATATCACCGTCGTGTCACGGATTTAGTTGgatttgcttaagtcgtgcggcacccttgcgtgtccgtccacaaagatcagcctccccaaagcctcccatggtcccttaggacccataaaagagaaaatgggttaaagaaaacgcctcactcgggatccataagtaaacatttccgtaaacacttcatagataatgcaaaattacaaacagactttacaagctctgaacagttgcacaacaaagggtcaaaatggtataTTAtaaaccgaaaatctctcacaagtatccacatgacacaacctttatttataagcctaaaacgaccaccaaacccaactaaaatgggattattaagccttcgaccgtccctctacatgttgtgcaaagcatgaacataccaaaatacatggacatacataaatattatatcaaacttccagtttagaagtttgtccatgacattttcccccacttattccttcgacgtccttgtcgaagcctttgccgacactgcaactcctcgcttttgttgagttttcaatcttctgctctagttgcaatgcgccttttagctcccaactgctctccactgctatttttgagtagtcaaatctttgatccgccatgttgcttcaactcgccaatgactctaactctagtgtagggtttgctgagttgtgttgatccctgttggttactACGGATCATCtagatgaagaaaaagaccatccttactatacgccagtctctcaaatatcacatactgcttgaactgggtggatgcttattggagctttaacgagcatcgtctcgtaaacttttgaagttttgggtcattcctccacaaaatttgctcattgactcttctttcacttagttgtcactttcaagtagATTTGCATTACTTCCACTTTTgattggtatttcgttgggaaatgaagcggacaatctactctcagtagcacttatCACCGTTagtaaggatttgacaactattatcttctattatctttaaagggtctttgaacctgtgtagagctcctctattggatagagaagagaattggggtactcggtttcacccattctcttaaaagttgagaaggtcaaggttacttgacttcgcctgcctccttgAGGTTGCACTCCAtaaatcgagctggttactagctttcgcctgctctttgctcacacttctaaagcacttgaagtgtttgcacttcttgcgttgagttagttactgtgatttagcttctcaatgccatcgaacttctggaatgcaggaagtttttatcccaacttagagtaattctctaatagatttggtcacctctgggattgtaccgtcttctccatcaacctagcCGCctgctccattgagtagcaaaggtacaacaccgcgtactacctgcttcattccttggtcgtgtactcttgcatgacccgaagtccttcactttcggctatcttgataagaagctcattaacactagtcttacgaagttccttggcctctgcccttcagccttaactcggcacttggagtttgcctctgcatgctccacctcctcggctcctTTCACAATCAAGCGCTctctctccatgagagcaagggatcaatcactttcacggaagtcccacctctgcggtactatgacgctgccatgcccataggcctactatccgtcacctcgcatttacatcccttttcttcacgatcaatagatatgtctctatggcactcctccgagtccacctccattctaacttatgcttgattttggctagctaagtccctctggactcgtcgtcgcttactCACCGCTTTCGACcttctgcttcaacacctctgtgttatctaagcagctccctttggtcaatggaaagacaaactataactcccatgcatggtctctaccatcacattatagggtttgcaccgattctgttctccttagcttccttggtagcaacgttcgcttacttgaccttgtGCTCTAACTTGCCGAGCTCCCTAAGTgaatataggctctggagcagtccaactctccaactgcttcgatcatacctttacatgatcaagtccctcccatgggactcactagtatttgtattcgaacttttcccttggtggaacacagcccttatatattgatgaccaaggctttcatccgatacaaaattcggtgcatgcatggaagacccacctctgtggtaccatgcccttcacttcttgaatccatagcccttcttgtcgtcgtgttgttcaccaaagtggagcttccaatagctcctgatcatacctccatatgatctagtccctcacgggactatgtcgtgtgtatcgtattaccacgaactgttccaccacgatccactacaccatgttgcctcctagtgacatctctattgcattctgatctttgtgggatgaactcgaattgtgatccctccatgtgtggcctttgccaatacatcgcagggtcattttcaccttcgattttgtttgctcatttggcaatcaaccttcatccacctgctcttgggtcacacctagatgaagcaccactttaGGACAGTccctcacctagtagctcccaaagtccaccgacttcgctgaaaatggtgcaccattgtctggatcttgggcctctacccctaccagcataattttCACtacgcaccacttccttcatggcaacttgaatgacaatacTATGGCATatccttcaagagtacccgcctttgtatcctcttgccccgtgccaaggccttctaaacctaacttcgtctccgcaaattgagtcgccttagttcctccatcaaatgcttctccgagataaggtgcatgtgcccagaagctctcttcgtctttggcaccatacaagatgagtctgctttatcagaatgaaggacccatggaacaacatgatcttgctcttgcctctgcaagagttaatgtccttgacctctatccaaggaaagcactgtaccTCCGCTCCATcttccaacttctatgttggctcccttcatgcggcttgggtacttcgccaagttacacccaagtttcttcactcctcatttttgcattaagttgatggtggccctcgcgcccaccattccacgggtcaaccctctcttgagtccgatctccatatcgaatctaagtgtgcctttatttgtattgctttgggttgctccctcacttgatcttgcaatgtatTCACCaacgcattctctcaagcgagatcatgcaatgactcctcgtcgctcgctctgtccattgagcttcgtggagttgtttatTGAGGGactcctcctcaatatgtgtagtctgttgcacatgattctccctcgggAGAgttaggacttatccctcctggatatctatcccattagagcaacatctctcttcatttcggagaccaccagccccttggactacttcgatttgctgaacaaactgtgcattattctgcctcctgcaaacgcacttgctagattgcgattccacatcaatacagcccccactgcaccactcaaggcctagcaacatgctgaactcactgcacacttcagcctcctatggacgtatcctttacatgatgaagagaaagtttcaatgctccatggcgccgagtttcggtcaccttgggatggtcacgaacattccatcgtccacatacaagcctatgcatgagtaccgaattcttcgagttagcaattcccctcacctctgtgaactttgcataactctttcggtccctgagcaacttattccaccttgcatggtctcatcctttaccaagcgcctcgcttgccttgagcaccatcaagtatagttgtcaacgttaagTCGTAACTTAAACTCAACCATCCAAACTTTTGTATgctccgtattcttccaagcttgtttgttctcatggtgcctcttgcgcgaagggttggccattcctttgaatgtcaatctcagatgcctgctcctctgAGCAACTTTTTTCCCTATATATTCATACTCGTTTTCACCCAAACGGTCgcacatgtgctgactgccctcaacgcagccccgctaagtcccccacgtttgcatgccaagtgtttctatgagtgcttgtcccgctctgatactatctgtcacggacttagttggttttgcctaagtcgtgcgacacccttacgtgttcgtccgcaaaggtcagcctcctcgaagccttccatggtcccttaggacccacaaaagagaaaacgggttaaagaaaacgcctcactcgggatccacaagtaaacattttcAAAAACACTTCAAAGACAATGCAAAATTATAAaccgactttacaagctctgaatagttgcacaacaaagggtcaaaatagtctACTACAaactgaaaatctctcacaagtatccacatgacacaacctttatttacaagcctaaagcggccaccaaacccaattaaaatgggactattaagcctttggtcatccctctacatgctgtgcaaagcataaacatactaaaagatacggacatacataagcattacatcaaacatcttgttttgaagtttgtccgtgagAATCCATCATcctcaattaaaatattaaaattattattttatcttttattttatatttttattagtaaaattgatgtcatcaaaataaattgatctaaatgtttcacttttgtaaCTATATAGATGttaatgaaattttttaaaatatagaatgCTGAAGATAACTAACTACATGCAATTAGcctatttatatataatattaaatttatagtCATATATTATAATATCAATTCTCATCATATTCATCAAGTTTATTTGAGATAATTGAAGCTGATTGCTATATTTGTAAGAATAGCTTGAATGAAGCAAACATGAATGATCTACGACCTGCATTTTTATTGCACAGAATAAGATTGTTCAAACTTCGTTagcgtgtatgtatatatatagtgctATTAAATATGTATTTTATAAGATAAGCAATTGCCCACTTTCTAATTTCACAAGATAATTCTTCTAGGGcaaaaaaaacgaaaaaaaaatccCTTTAAGCTTTTGTTAAAGGGAGATATGACAGGTAAGCTATCGTTGACTTGTTATCCTCGTATAGCGATACATCATCTCCGCTCATCTCAGATGATTCAAGTTTATGAGGCTGACCTGTTACTGATTGCAAAGTTGATTTAGTAAATCATTATCCTGTATCTCTAAATTTGACACATAATTTTACCATCTTATTATTGGCTGAATAATGTGTATCATCATTCCTGGATAATGTACTATAAAAAGATCCTCATATATTTTTGACAATTAAGTATTATTTGACTAAACACATTGATCCAATCCTTTAggtgtatataaatataaacatcaAAAGACATCAAAAGAAATCTAATACTGCTCCTAAAGGGTCtccgacttttttttttttttgtttctttggcACTTAACCTAAGACATTAGAAAGTGCATCTTGGTTGACTCTTAACCCTTCTCCATATCATATAATCAAaatctattataatattaaaaaattattttctccagagaaaaaacttaaaattacaTACATCGACTTTTACATTTGATATGTCATGTAATTATTGAGATTCTCGATAAAGAGGTTTTCttcctaatatttttttgaacatAACTTTAATTTAGtctgattttttatatttgtttaGGAATAATCGTGGGTTGAATTTCCTTAAAATATCCATATTTCGTCGGAATTGTACTCGAATATTTTTTATTGGGTTTAATTTGAGCTCGAGGTAACCTTTTCTTTtactattaattatatatataattttgtaaaaTGAAAGACACAATTGGGTTCCATGGTGTAGTGGTTAGCACTCCAGACTTTGAATCTGGCGACCTGGGTTCGAATCCCGGTGGGACCTTTTTTTCCTAAGCTAATTTGATGATCCTTTTCTTTATAGCAGCAATTAATGTATTATACTTGTTCCCTCCCCTCTCTCGGCCGCTTGCCTCTTATTTTCTCGATTCAAGATCCTCTTTTCTTTCGCTGCTACTATCGCCGCTCTCCGATGCCTTCAAGATCGGCATCTGGAACTGGTTCGCTTCGCCTTCCTCAACCTCGACCCCTCTCGTCTGCTTTTTTGATTCAAGATCCTCTGCCTCTCTTATGCTTTCTCGATTCAACAGGACAGTACTTCCGGCTATTCCTGGAGCCTGCTGTGTCGCCAAATTCGTACTCCGGGTCTCCACCCATGCTTGCGGTCGCCATATCAATTTGAAGGCATTGCTGTGAGTGAAAACCGAGTAGATTTTTCATTTGTAGGAACTAGAAATAGTGGTCGGCAGAGATTCGATGGAAATGTTATAGAGGTTCAAATTACTTCAGCTTTTCAAGTGCAGTATTTGATCATTTTAAATGATAATTGTAATGAGTTTAGATGTGTTTATTCGAGGATTGCTAGTTAATGGAGAAGCTTTTGTAGGAGACTAAAATGAACTTCTCAGGTAATGCACTGAAGGAACTTGAGGTATCTATCTCATGGAGGTTATGGAGACGTGGGGTTATTAGGATTGTAGCTGCCACTTCAATTCACAGGAAATGGTTGGGCATTTGGTGGTTTTGCTTTATGGTGTAGGTTTTGCTTTCAAATGACTATATTCACTGCTTGAGGTTTCAAGAGGATATTAAGCTTTATATCTATTGTAAGATTGGAGAGAGCATGTTGTTGAGATCACTGTGGTTAGAAGAAAAGTGGAACATGATGGAAATGTTGAGGTAAAATGAACATGTTGAGATATGTCAAAGCTCACTAgggcagaaaaagaaaaaagactgGTTAGAATTTATATAATCTCATAACAGGTGACTGTTCCACTTCCCATCTTCTTGTTGATCGTTCCTTCTCATGCATTGATTGCATTAGACTTGCTTGGGATTTTCACTGGTTTCATGTGGTCACTTCATGACTGTTGTCTACTCTTCCAAAGAAATATTGTTTGCAAAAGAAATAATCATAAATTTATTACTTGCTTCGTACCTGGTTTCTTATGTTTTAATCCAAGGAATTAGACCAGAAGAATTATGACATAATTTATTCCTctgaaaaaaataagattaatttgGGTGTATATAAATAACACATTCTTTGTCAGTATAAAGACAGGAAGGACCTAAAACATGTTAAGAAGGTTTTCTACAGCATACAAGAAAAGCTAAAGCATTTTAGTGTTCCTTATCTGTATGTTGATTTCATAGAGAAAAAGGAGATATAATTCTTGGTAACATTGTCAAATAGATTTGGAAGTTTGAGGAGAGCCATTAAAGTCACATCATCAGAGAACTTAAAGATATATGTGCCTATTGCAACCAAATAATATCCTCATTGCTGGTTGATTAAGTTGGCCAACTACATGTCTTTGAACTGTACATGGTGTTTTGACATTTTCAACTGTCTTGCTGCTTTTCTCACAAAATTGATTGATGTTCAACAGATTGAGCAGGTATTTTGTGCCTTGTGTGGTTCTGTTGCTCTTAGACCAGAATCAATTTGCCAACAACATTGACATATCAAGCTACAGCAGCAACAAGAAGCTCAGGATGCTTTCCCTTTTCCCTTTGCTAACAGCCTGCTTGATGAAATGTTCAAATGGAATGGTGGAAAGACAAAAGAGTTGGGCCTAACTGTACATTTTACACTATCTTTTCATCAAGAGTCATGTAAGCTTTCCTCATGTATATGTCACTTGATTTGACATTTTGACAAAATTTTACTGTCTTATTAATCAACTCACGTAAGCTTTCCTCGTGTCTATTTCACTTTACAAACAAGTTGAAGATCAAAACATTGACACAAAGGAAGTACTTCTAATCTTGTCTTGATTGACCCAACGAACGGCTTTGACAGGTTCAAGTGGCTGGCCGGTCAATGCATTCATTGCTAGTCTATTGAAGAAGAGTGAGTCAATCAGAGGTTTAATCCATCGCTCAACCATCAATTTGGATCTCTTTCTTTAATTGCTTACCTGCTGACCTAGCTGCCTGGTTGGTCCCGGAACGGTGTGGGGTCGCCCGACACCACGAATCACGAGGCAGGTAACTGCGCGGGTGAAACAGACACGGATAGGAGAAGTGCTGCGAGTGCGCCTCGCCGCCTATAGAAGGCATCCACGTGAAAGCAGTCTCTATCGAGCTCTTGGAAATGGCGCGAGGTGGACGTTTGGGTGGTGATCGAAGTCAAGTCCCAACGTCAACGTGTGCTACCAGGCAATCGATCACCTGTTCTTGGTACCACTCTTCACTGCATCTCTGTCTCTCTGTTCAGGAACCTGCATTTGGAAGTGCATTAGATTAGATTCGGGAGTTAAGAGGGCGTTTTCTTTTCTCTCCAATTTGTTCCGGAGGCGAAAGAAGGAAAAAATCGTTCTTCAGTCGCAATTTTTGGTCCTCGAACGAAATTCATATCGAGGAATTGCTAGATTTGGGGGTATCGTCTTCAATCCCTGGTTTGAGATCCCCTAGGAATCGTTTGAGATTGTCCGTGGGCACAAACCCAAGACCCTAAGATCAAGACTTGTTCTTGGGATACATAGTTTTGTCCAATTCTTCGTTTCGACATTAGAAGCGAGGGCGAATTTGTTTCATCCAATTCACAAGGCATAGAGGCACAAGTCATAGAGGCGGAGGAGATCTCGGATGAGTCCGCCGGTCCATAACACGGTCTACTGCTGCGTCGCCCAAGGGAACAGAGCAATGTGTTCTTACAACAGCGGAGGCCCGGAGCTGGAGATCTTGGCCGCCGAATGCCTCGAGAACGCCCCGGCTTTCCACGCTTGGTACTTCCACACGACCGGCGTGAGGACCGTTGGGTTCTTGATGGCGGATGGCTATACTTATCTCGCCATCCTCGACCTTGGCGTCTGCAACTTGGCAGTGCTCCAGTTCCTGGAGAACATAAGGGATGCCTTCCTGAAGGCCCCCGAGGATGGCCTCCAAGACGAACTGGTTAGAGTCATCGAGGATTTGATCGCATCACCGGAGAACATCCACCAATCCTGGCTTTTGGTCGAGGAGAATTGTGAGGGGAATGTCTCTGATGAAGCCTCGACTTCCACGAAGGAAACACTGCAAAGGAATGACGAGCATTATGGTAGTGTTGTCGGAGATAATAAGAATGTAAAGGTGGACGTGACGACGGTGCCAACGCCCCTGCAGAGGAGCTTAAGCTCGAGCAGGCCACAATTGGTAGGACGTGATTTATGGTGGCGTCAGGTAAAGATTATTATTGCTACGGGTGTTATCCTTTGTTTGATCTCGTCTGTTGTTTGGTTGGCAGTGTGCAAGGGTTTGCACTGTGTTTCTAGATGATTTGGAAAGAAGATTGAATTTGTGTAATTAGTAATGTTGAATGATTAGTAGCATGATgatagagataaaattgctaactataaatttggtTTATGCTATAGATGTATATGCACAGCAAGTATGCAATTTCTTTAGAGAGAGGATATGATGATGCACTTAGGGCCAAAGTTCTTGTATATTTTTTTTACATATGGATCATGTAGCCCGTTGCAATCTTTTGGCAAAACATTCTGTACTACTTTGTTTCTCCATCTTTTTTTGCCCTTTTTGTCTGTCGGTTGTACATCCATGTTTATTTATTGTGTATGATTCAAGTTGCCAAGTTCATTCTGCATCAGGTGTCTTGCAGCACCAGGGTAGGGTTTTCTTGCCTTTTTATTTTTTCAGTTCCCAAAGATGAGATTTTCTGGTAGCATCTAGTGTTTGTAGaaactttaaatattttattgacTGCATCAAGCATAAAGCTTTAACACTCTAACCCTAGTTTTCATCAGAACCATACAGAATATTTTTCTATGAGTTCTCAGCATAGGATTTCTGTATCTGTAGATTATGATGTTTTGATGTTGCAGTATAGGATTTCTGTGCTTCATCATAGTAAGCTAAATATTCTTTTACCATTTTCCTTATTATATATACCTTTGCCTTCCAGGATTCAGCTATATAAAAGAGAGACAACTGTGTTTGTCTTCATTAAAGTTCTGGATATATTCATCTATAACATCTTTTTCTTGAGTGAATTCAGATTTCATGAATTTTGACTGCTCAATTTGTATGCATACGTGCAGCTTCATTTGGTGCTTCTGTTTTCGAGTCATAACATAGTTCTGTTGATTATTCTGTCGAAGATGTCTTATTCTTTCATGATCTATCTAGGAGTTCATCAtttgaaatcaaaataatatctGCATTCCTTTGAAATGAAAAAACATTTGTACTATCCTCTGGTGGAATCGATTGGCCTTCATCAATTGTTCTGTTCCGAACAAGCTGTTGTATCCTGATTCAATCATGTCAACCCCAAGGGATTCTTGGCCACTAGTGCATCTAAATTACTAAGCTGGTAGATGGAATTCGATTATGTTCTAGCATGCTCCTCTTCATTTGTGGGTTAGTACAGGAGCTCACGCATTATGGAACTAATGTTACATGGGGAGAAAAAAATTATGTGAAGTGGTGACTCAATCACACTATATTCAGCATCATTACTGATAGGACATATTTTAGCATATACCTGTCACGATAGCATCCACGGTAGCCTGACCAACCAGGCTCTACCATCTCAGTCTCCTTTCTACGATTGGGTAGGGGTCGACGGGTACAACCCCAGTCGAGGGACCCGTGATAGCACCATCAAGTACAAAGCTGATCTAGGAACTCGGAACGGCGCCAACAAGTACAAAGTCGACTCTAGGAACTCGAGACGGCGTTGCCAGGTACAAAGCCGACCCTAGGAACTCGGGATGGCGTCGCCATGTGCAAAGCCGACCCCGGGAACTTAGGATGACGTCGCCAAGTACAAAGCCACCCCAATGTAGACATCGACCGCACAGAAGGTATGGGCTAACCTCTTGCAGGGGTTGACAACCATTAAACAAACCTTGTACGATCAACCCTTGTGCACAGGTATAAGAGCTAACCACCTGGCTACGCTAGAGGGGGCTTTTTCCCCAGAGAATTCGAGAGAGGACTTTGAGTGAGATCTCACTCCACTAACTTGACATTCGGAGAGGTTGGGTCGG from Musa acuminata AAA Group cultivar baxijiao chromosome BXJ2-11, Cavendish_Baxijiao_AAA, whole genome shotgun sequence encodes:
- the LOC135627555 gene encoding G-type lectin S-receptor-like serine/threonine-protein kinase At1g34300, translating into MVLLEIVSGQRNFDVSDDTGRKKFSVCGYEELEKGNIKRPCAGTKCIQEQPSLRPSMRKVVQMLEGVLAIDRPPAPKAADGGLAAVTSSSANTSITVFATSSPLQPSSGSSYSIENSSLVSKRNLVIPGRPRPIFLAQCYRDASCSI